The Candidatus Neomarinimicrobiota bacterium DNA window ACATTCGAAAGATTTCGGCATAGAGAACTGCTTAAAGAATCTCTCGATGAGATATTTAAAGAAAAATTCTCTTCTAACAATATGGCGGATTCCGTAGAAAGCAAACTTTTCGGGATAGGGTCCGAAGCATATGTAGTAGGTTCACATGAATTTTATCTATCTTACGCATTAAAGAATAATTTAATTCTATGTATAGATAACGGACATTTTCATCCAACAGAATCGTGTGCCGATAAAGTATCAGCACTATTTGTCTTTTTTGATGAATTATTATTCCACCTTACACGAGGAATTCGGTGGGACAGTGACCATATTGTAATTCTGAATGATGAGGTGAAAGATATACTAAATGAAATTGTACTCGCTGGTAAATTGAATAAATCTCATCTGGCCCTTGATTTTTTTGATGCTTCTATAAACAGGATTGGAGCTTACGTAATTGGTATAAGAGCCTTACAAAAAGCTATACTTTCTGCTTTATTATTACCAGTTGAAAGATTACGTGAATACGAAAGAGATAAAAAATACTTCCAGCGGTTAGCCCTTTTTGAGGAAACAAAAACAAAACCATTTGGATCAGTCTGGAATTACTACTGCTATATTCATGATGTACCTGTTGGCGAAGATTATATAAAAGAAATTGAGAAATATGAGAATGAAGTACTGAGTAAAAGAGATTAGTTCTTTAAAAACAACAAGGAGGCAAAAATGTCAAAGCAAAATCAATCAAAAAGGATCATAGTTTTATGTACAATAATATTTCTAATAGTATCGATATTATTCGGTAATGCAGAGACAGTAAAATATCGACTAAAAATTGATAAAAACGGTTATCCTATAATTACCATTGCAAATCCTTATGGTAAAAATGTCATTATCAAGGCAATATCCAAAGAAGAAGGAAGTATTGGGTTTTCTCAAAACGGTATAATAACATGGATAAAAGGTAAACCAGAAATAGAAAAATTGGATGACAAAACCAGCTACAGGTGGGTACTTGAAAACAATAAAGTATTTAACATGAAGGTAATCCCAAAAATAAATGAGATCATTTTTCAATTTAAATTGTTAGAAAACAAAAACCCAGAAAGAACCAAATGGTATTTAAATTTTGCTGCTTACAATAAAGAATATTTTACAGGTGTGATGGAAAGAGTAGTAGATGGTCATCAGAAACTTTCTTGGGCTGATGGAATAAAAACGGCACTAAATTTACATGGGGAAAAAGTCGAGGTTAAATTGAAACCCACTGTTTCTGCCTATGCTCCCTTTTTTATTTCATCAAGATACTATGGATTCTTTGCCATGACCACTTGGCCAGGAAATATTGATTTCTGTAATGAAAATATGAAAATGGTAAAAATGGATTTTGAAGGACCTGAATTGAACTTTAAAATTTACATAGGAGATCCCCTTAGCGTAGTTAAAAGGCATGCTCTGGAAACGGGACCCTCTTTTGTCCCACCGAAATGGGCATTCGGACCATGGAGATGGAGAGATGAACACAAAAACTTACCAAAA harbors:
- a CDS encoding L-rhamnose isomerase, with product MNNIEKSYELAKEQYSAIGIDAEKAIKTLNEVSISIHCWQADDVTGFEKEHFSSGGGIMATGNYPGKARNIDELRKDIEKVLEMVPGKHKLNLHAMYGDYSNGFPGRDKIETKHFESWIEWAKNLDIGLDFNSTFFSHPYADDGYTLSHTDRNIREYWIEHAKRCRSISNYIGEKLKKKCIHNLWIPDGSKDITFERFRHRELLKESLDEIFKEKFSSNNMADSVESKLFGIGSEAYVVGSHEFYLSYALKNNLILCIDNGHFHPTESCADKVSALFVFFDELLFHLTRGIRWDSDHIVILNDEVKDILNEIVLAGKLNKSHLALDFFDASINRIGAYVIGIRALQKAILSALLLPVERLREYERDKKYFQRLALFEETKTKPFGSVWNYYCYIHDVPVGEDYIKEIEKYENEVLSKRD